The genome window AGCTCGAATCTCTCTCGTTCCCCTTTTTATCCACATCTCCACAGGAGTATATATTGCTATATTTTCTGTGCACCGTCCGATAAGCCCCCACGCCGACAATTTTTTCTGCCTCCATCAAACAATACGCCTGTATGAACTATGCAACGATGACGCATTCTCTGTAGCATAACCGCAGCGGTACCGTGAGTTGACGTGCTGGTGTcagttttttcaatattccaaTTACTTGAACACTTGAGTGTGGCGTTTAACTTAAAAAATAGGCTCGTCGAAGCGTGATTCGAGCGTAATAATTGATCAATCGATCGATTCCGCCATTTTACGAAATTTATTGTGCCTTGAATCCAGGCGTTTCCTCGAGGAATCGACAATtgcgatgatttttcaatttttatgtaaTTCTTAACGTCCCCTCTACCACTGACACATTCTATCACACACCTTGGCATTCAGACTTCATTaatgaaattccaaaaatgatCAAGCGATTAAGATACCTATCCACAGCACGTGACCAGTTCAGCCATCAGCGACAGTTTGAGTATTTCCTCGTTGGATTATTATTTAGCGTGATTAACGTCTGTCGATTCTATATCTGACTTTGAGAGTAGAGTATGATTCAGTTGTCCGTTGACGCGTAGACTGTACAGTGCGATCATAAAATCCGCAGGGGGATAACACAAAAAATTGCAAGAGATAACAAGCAAATATTGCTGCTTTGATGAAGTTGATAGTCTTCGTGTATTTTTTGTGATTGTCGAACGTCCCAATAgacaaattaacaaaaaaattgtgaagaagACCAACTAGTAAACATTGTAATACCGCACAAAGTGAGCATTCCTCATTATACAACGGGTTTCAAAGGAGACCCAcaatttttatggtttttggcttgaaaataaaatgcgtTTTACTGATAATAACTGAGTACAAGATCTCCAATGGAGTTACTCCCTTCAATTCTGCAGTAAAGTGTGTTTGGAATTGATATAGAAATGTTATTGAGGTGGTGTGGTGTAAAAGAATAACCGGAAAGGGTGAAGCGATAAACATTGTGGTCTTCAACCAAAGTTATCGCAAAAATCATAAGAGGGAGAAGCTCCAGTGGTTTATGAGATATTATGGTGTAGACAGGGAGTTCGACATTCAGTTTCAATTCACAAGTGCAAATGGATAGTTGGGTGATATGTGATGCTGTGGGAAGCAGCATGGAGACTGAATTTTCCCTGTCTGAGGAGGAATTTTCCGAGTATGAAACATCAAATGTTCACATACTGGAGGGGAAGTTTGGGGATTGGGTTGTGTTATATGCAGTGCAAGGCGAACCAGTTGCTACAAAGTTTTGGCCCACAGGTAACATACTCCTCGACGTTTATGGTCTCTACATTATAACGGATATTACATTACGCCTATTGTGGAAATACTAGACTCGGAGGGTTGAATGGTTCAGTTGATGACACAGTTATCTCGTCATTTGTTAAATATTAGCCGAGTGatggtggaaaattttcattcccagtatttttattcaccattAATTTGTATTATTCCTGATAAATATCTTATGGTTTTGCCGAATTCATGGAGGATATAATTTACACAGTTGATGAGATCAGTTCCTAATCATTTTTACTCATTAATCTGCTCTTTATAAAGTCATGAACAGTCAGAGGATCGTGAACATTTATTTCCGGAAATATATTCTCCCCTCTCTTGCATCATCATTGGATTTTCCACAATAAAGCTGGGAAATATTGAAGTATAATCAAGAATCCCCGATAgaacgacaatttttttattgttatctcCGGGACTCATCATTCTGAGTGCCTGTGACCCTGACTTGGAAGGTCTGACAATTATAATCTTCATTTCCAGTTAACACACCGTTGAAAATTCTCGACATGGATTGCACTGCACGTGTATCTTTCGTTTGTTTGCCAGAGGATATTAAAAGAATTAtcattaaatcgtttttatcgCTGATGTCTAGGCGATAGACTTTTCTCTCCAGATATTGAACGTTTTATGGAGATATACCGATTACAGCACCGAATTTACTCATCAATAATCATTAATACTGATTTCCAAATGGacaattggaatatttttaacgAGAGTGATGACGTTTTTTGCAGCCCCCAGATCGCTCTTCACAAAATTTTatcaccagaatttttatatctccCGTAAGGCCCGGATCCATTATCTGTCGAGTGCTatctaaattgatttttatgttCGATTTTTATCTCACAAGTTCAATTCGATATGGGCTTACTCAGAGATACTGAGACATTCTAAATTTAGGTAGTAAGAAAAAGTGAGTCGACTTCTACTTACATTCGATAAAAGTTTCAtcgctttcaatttttttaccgaTCCCCCGGCTGAGTTTTAACCTGAACTTTAGTGATAAATTTTGAGTCTTCCATTTTATTCCCTACAATTAccgaaattattttctttcagaTTCTGACAGTGATGGGAAAGATGGGACAACCATTCAGGAGAAGAGACAGGCACGTCTCACTCAGCCCGAAAATACGATTGCTTACAGAGTGAGTacataataattatgaattaacTTATAGAAATTCATTCAATGGTCGCGAAACACTTGTCGATGAGAGACAATGGATCGAGTTCCCTGATAAAATTAATACTCGTGcattccattaatttcctGATTTATTCGACATTAATAAGCCCACATTTCCCGCCATTTTTCGATAATCGAGGACATTGTCATCGGATGGAATACCGATAACGTCGAATCTATTCCTGAATTTGGGGATGGGAAATTCCTGAGCCACTGGCATGTCAATCATGATGCCAACAATTAATATATAGGAATTGTAAATTGCACTGACCTAGAAACTTCGGgggaattgaaatttctgGGCAGAAGAAAAATAGGAAGGGAATTTATTTGTCTATTGTTTACGAGTATCTGAGAAATTCCTGATGGACAACACGATTGCACGATCGATTTACAAAAGATGGGATTTTACTGAAAGTTGAGGGAATCTAATTCCTAGTGCAATTAATACCTAATTTCTTCATGATGTCCTCAATTGTTTCCCCTCAACTTTTCATGCAaagtttcaaaaaaattctccaaaattcTCTGTGAACCGaatccccctctctctctctctctctctcgaagTTCCCCCAGCTCCTACCACTTAGCCTATCACAAGAGACCTCCAACTCCGTTGGGAAATTAGTCTACTATGAGAGAGGAGTTGGTAGTTTGGAGGATCGTTTCCAGAGTCGTACCCCTGTCCATCCAAAATTAGGACAAACGAAAGTACACATATGAATGTGTAGTCGAAATGACGACGAACAACAGGAGACGTCAAAGCTTCGGAACGTTTGTCGTATTGAAGACAGATCCACTCTATGAGGGTCACTTAAGTGTTAAGCTCATTCAAATGAGGCCTCCATAATCGCAGAGGTGATTACAATCGACTCTGTGAAACTACAGTGAATCGATTAATGGGGATTGAAACCAGTCTCCGCGATTTGGATAGGACACAGAACGCCTTCATCGGTAATCAGTGGACATGAGGGGAGAAACCAATTAAATGCATCCTTTGAATTATCGAAATTGCCTGCTGGGTAAATTGCTGCACTCCATCGATTATAATACCAGTGACCTAAACTCCTTTGACCGATATTGTTGGCCGGCTACGAAGCCAATTTTGCAGTACAAAAGAACGAAGTTTGGATAATTTCCctaggaaaattttcatcttcaCAAACATTGACATTTCCCCCAAACAAAATAAGTTTGCGATCTAATTCCAGTCCTATCGGGTTTTTCAGACgagatacaatttttttaagacTTTACGAAGAACCGAAAGTCCATTTCAACATCTACCCCGAACCCCCAGAGCCAATGGGATCATGAATAAAGCTTACGAAATTCtacattcataaaaaatttccgaaattcgTTTTTCCCTCTAACCCAAAAAGTAAAACCATAAAttccaaatgaaaaatgaaaagtcaCTCACATCTCCAACACGAATTGCTCCCACCGAGGATTATTTCCACTGTAAAATTCCTCGAGTTATCATTCCTCCAATCCCCAACATTGAACCGTAGAAACCCACACGCTCTGAAGAGACCGGAGGAGATTCCTCCGGGTGTCTTTTGTGTGCCATCAAGAGGGCTCTCTTTGGCTCCTAAAAAACAAGAATCTCCCCCTTTTTTCTCCTCACTTCctcctttttttccctccctctctctctcaactTCTATTCATGGGCTGGCTCACATTATCCCCCTTCGCTTTCCTGTTTCTGTCTTTGATGGCACTCTTATTCGGTCATCATTATCCCTCCCTTTTCACCCCCACACCAAAGTACTGGGCTATCTGGAACAAGAACTGCTCGTGTCGTTTCTTGTAATTCCCCTCACCAAATATGTTTCACTTCTTCGTCACTCGTTGTTCACTTTGTTCCATTCTTCATCTtgaggataaataaaattcaattcctcATACTCCACCGAGAAATCAACTCCAGGTATTGGAACTTCTGGAATAACTTGTGGAGCAAAACTTATTGCTCTtggattgtaattttttttattacatttcccTTGTGCTCAtgtgaaataacaaaaaatatattcgacTCGAATTTCTGAGTTATTATCGATTTTCTCACTTGTAatgatgaaatttaaatttcctaCTCCTCGGGGGAATTAACTTTGCCCTCTCCCAGAATCGATTTCACCATTGCCCATCAGCCTGAAGGAGGATTACATCGGAGCTCATGAATATATTCGCATACGACGTTAttcataatcgattatcgtgATGAAAATAACCACGAGTCCTGTTATTCAAGATGGAATTTCATTTTCGAAATAACTACTGTTGCAAACCACCGACCGAAATACTGTGACATTGAAATTTATCCAGAGAAATTTAGCTTTGAATTCCAGAAATTATATGCTAGGTATTCTTCAGGGGAATTGAGGAAACATTTCGTTATACCTGAAAGTCCATTAATTTCCTCTGCATTCATTCATTCCACTGTTGGTAAATctaattcaatggaaaatccttcatttttatttcatataaataattttttaaatgaagaaTTGAGTCCTTTTCACATGCAAtaatttatacaaaaaaaagCCTGCAATGCATTTTGAAACTCCAACGGAACTACAGTTCCCCGAGACTGAATATCTCCAAAATATCCGGAACATTTGGAATCCATTCGGTGGAGCCGATTTTCTTAttcggaaaaatgaaaatgttgaaatgcAGTTTTGTGGTTGATCCGTCGTGCCAGATATTACAGAGCATTACTGGCAAAAGCATTATCATTGGACCGTGAAATTAAACTCTCCGGAGATATTCGGAAATGTATGGAGAATATCCGGAGGAAAGTTGTTCAAAGTGTTGGCGAAAACCATCAGTTTTCCTTTCTCGTAATTGACCCAAATTTGGGGTGCAGCGTTATCGTTCACCATTGTCTATGCACTTGGCCGTTACAGCGTTCATTGATATCACGAGAGTTCAATTCAAGGGACCGCGTATCACAAAGAAattatcaggaaaaatcacggAACGTTTTCCGGACGATTCCGTTgggttttattaaaaaattccgtagaccttcatttttccattgagacattttcaataaaactcCACTGCATAACTCAATCGGAGAAGTCGAGTAgaaaaatgacattttttaaattttcttatttactGTATTTTCCGGTGGAAGAATTCATTGGTAGATAAAGTGTCCCTGCCTCGCCTCTTCATTAATCATCCgtaatgaacaatttaatttgcatTTCAGGTGGGTGATAGAGATACTCTGACATCGGTAGCCGCCCGGTTCGATACAACACCATCAGAATTGAGCAAACTTAATAGGCTTGGCAGCACATTCATTTACCCGGGACAACAACTATGGGTTCCCACAAAGGGTGAGGCTCGTCTCGGTCCTGATGAACTTGGCTTGGATACACCCAGTCCTGATCCCTGTCATGATCACGATTCTCAGGATGATTTACCGCCTGAAGAGAAAGGTAAACACCAATATTCATAattgaatatcaaattttCCCCTCCAGACACCGAAAACTTCCCTATTAAAATATTGGGGGAGAGAGGGTGACCTCCCATAGCTCtctatttaaacaattagttTAATTTGATTTATCATTTCTGGTTATAATTTCTTCTATACACTTTCAAAATTTGAATGACGATTTCCCTGATTTTCCTCGAGTTTTCGCGCTCAGTGAAGATGTCCTCCGGCTAAAGTGGCCCCGTGGAAGCCGATAGAGCCCTCGGGGTCGAagtaacgataaaaaaaattaatgaagaagaataaacaaaaattgtgaaatgtaaatataaaaaatggaaaactaaACCAGTTGATTCAACAGCGGGAGATTAGCGTCACAATATGGCGTCTCTGATGTCATTCGAATCTCACGCTTGCGTCCACCACTTCTAACCACAGAGTGTAATAGGTGTTGAAGGTAGCAGGAAcacaggaaaaattatttctagttTTCGTAAATTATTAATAGCTGCTTACCTCGGATCCATTTTGCGAAATAATCGCTGTTCGGGAGATCATGGCTGATTTGATAGGTACCCTGTGCTCCATTAACCAATAAAATAGATAATTCATCAACTAAAAATGAAATCCATAAGGGAAaactgttattatttaataatcgtAGAGTCATTGCCAcgagcaattaatttttttactttatcgTATTAACCTCACCATTGCAGATCATTATTTAATACATACTCAACAGTAATTTATTAGTCCGAATTCTTATTTACACCAaaaggaataattaattaattaattaatctgttGATATGtcgtgaaaaattgatttttaatactGATTTTTTGATCagtataaatgattttttttaattttcactgaacacTTGAATTCTTCAAGCGCAGTTTAAATTCGGAGATGTTGACACGAGGCAGGGGAATACCTGTTATCAAGACGATGTGACACGGTGATGTGGCTTATAGTCGTATAATTGAAATAGTTCAACAGCCAATTGTAGTAAAGCACGACTGTTGATCTAACAGTagtcttgaaaaatattgtttgttAAAACGTAAGCCCGGTACTAGATGCCATGTTCCCTTTTTCATCTTGTTATTCTCCGCACTTTCAGCGTTGGATAGAGATGTTCAGACGTAATATATTATCACAATGCCTCGACAATCGGACAATTTAAGAGATTCAAtggtttaaatatttttaaaaatatctttcagAACTTTTGGACAATTTGCGACCTGTTTCACCGAAACCAGGTCACTCGGAACGAGTTAAAACGCCACTAGACAGTCGCACTGGTGCCAGGGATGAGGATGAGCCACCGTACAGGGAGAGATTCTTGAAGATAAATGTTCGTCATATCACAGACGGACAGGtgtgtatttttcattgtacaAAATCTCGTAACCATTATcgtgatgaatatttttctctggcatttattcatcaaaataatATGTCACACATTTACGTTGACGCTATTATTGGGTGATAACAACAATGGAAATGACAGTCTGTgatttgttataatttttcgGAATCACAATTCTTGAATTGATGTAGTTTTTTACTCAATTGTGGAAATTAATAAGTTAATATAACTTAAATAAATAGTGAAAGTGGGACTTTATACCTGAATATAGGAAAATTGTTGCATTATTGATTGTATTTTCACAGGGTGTTGTTGGTGGTGTTCTCCTGGTAACACCAAACGCAGTGATGTTTGATCCAAATGTATCTGATCCCCTTGTAATTGAGCATGGAGCTGAATCATACGGTGTCATAGCACCAATGGAATTTGTAGTTAATGCCGCAATATACTACGACATTGCTCACATGAGGGTCAGCCACACAGATGCTCTCGGTACAGATAAAAAGCCAGAAATTTATTACATGGAAAAACCAACGAAAGATGGAAAATGCCTGTCCCCTGGtaaagatgaaaatttttctgaactCACTGGTGATGATAATGAGAGCGTCTGCAGTTGCGCTGAACGTGAGGGTGATGCATTTCCAAAGGCCTTTGAGAGGGATCTTGTTACTCCCACCAACCTTCAGAATGTATGTTTGAGCATTTAATTAACGTCTTTACCATTCCCATTTGTTAATGTTATTTAATTCACTGGGAAAGGAACCCTTTTCAGGAAGAGCTTACACATTTCCTATTATTATTTCCTATGAGTAGACATTTCGTATTATTCCAGGCCTCTTATAGACTAAAACTAGTTTTTTCATTACTTTGAGAGTATTCACCTAtaaaatttcgagaaaaatttcagaaaagaTCATTGAACTACCGATAAATAATCAGAAAGGCTTTTGTCCTGGTTACCAGCCATATCTAAGTGCAAAAAATATACATTCTCCATAGGACGAAGGATCAACATCCAAGGAAGCCGAGAAGGAAAAAGACAAAGATAAGAAAGAGGAGGAGTCAGGAACAAGTGATAAAGAGTTGAGTATCCAGTCAATGCGGACCCTCGAGGAACGCAGGCGTTCCATGCTGGATCACCACTGGGCAGTGCCCAGCAAGGACAGGAACTCTATGTCAGTTGACGATGAACAGCAGGACTCCCTGAACTCAGACAAggtaaacaaaaatttcaccGTAAAAAAAGTATAGTTTTTTCTAATTTGAAGCGAAATTCATGTCTCAATGTTGATATATCCATTTGGTATTTTCTCATGTCAATTTTCCTATTTGTTCTGGACAAATCACAGGCTGAGTCATCAAAACCCAATGCCATACCCGAGGAGGAAGGATCTCTAGTCAAACAGTCGTGCTATGATTCTGGTATCGACATACGTGAATGTATAGCCCCTATTCCCGTAGTGCAGCCTATCCCatcgaaaaaaatgtattcggATGCGGAAATAGTTTTATCTTCAGATTGGGTACCGCCGATCACCATTGCACCAGCTCACATCACGAGCACCAGTACTCTGGATACAATTCCATCCGTCAATGGAAGGAAGAAGGCCAGCTCAGTGTCATTCAGTCTTGACAGCAATGCTGAGGAGCCTGAGGCGGATGTGGAACAGAAACATGAAGATGATAAACAGGAGACACGCAAAAATAAGGTGAATTGGATagatttttattactttttctgttttcatctgaaaaaacaaacgaaaaaatttgaaaacctTCTAACTCATGTCTTCTTGGACAGGAATTTTGatagagaaaaattgtaaaagtgCTGAACAAGTCCTGGAATGTTATTTACGAATTATAAACCAGAAATAAGCGCATGAATGATTGAAAGTCCAATTATAATTGGTTGTTACCAGATGTTGAAGAGGCTGTCTTATCCCCTGTCCTGGATGGAAGGCCTCACTGGGGACAAAGACGATGAATCCAAAACAGTACCTGAAAAAGTACCAAGTCTCCCAAACAGTGCCGACAGCCACCACTCTTCGGTATTCAGTAAAGTCTTCTCGAggtaaaaaaatccctcttCAATTGCCTCCAACTGTCCTCCTTCAAATGATTAATTCCActgataaaattttgaattttaacgTTTTAACTGAGGAATTTGGCATTTGTTTGACGCATTGAATTTTCTTAAATGCTTAAATGCGTGATGTTTGGAGTTTAATCTTAATTATTAGCGAGAAAAATTTCAGTTTATATGCTAACGACCACGAAAATTGGCAAATAGATTCAAATgacatgaataaattgaattcaatgaataaattgaagtaTTTCTCGACGCAAATTtgctgaacaaaaaaaaatcataattaattcatgagTGAGAGTGAACTAACAAGTACTGTGTAATGGTGGTGGATAAAATAAAGCTCGCCGATCAACCTGGTGAGTGACTTTAGCTCGGGGCTATTTGCTAAAACACCGAGTGAAGAGAGCAGCGGAGGCGGTAGATCTGGTAGTACACCACCTCTTACCGCCTCCTCGCTCTCCCAGGACCACAGCTATCAATTTTCACCAGGGCCCACTAGCCTCTTGGGGTGAGTCTAGTCCTCATCCTCAGTCCCCCACTCCCCCCCACGACGTAAAAATATCTAACAATTTGTATTCTCACCTTCATGCTTAAATTGTACCAATTAATCTGTTGTTAAATCAAGCCATTTGATTCAGTACTTTTTTTAtcatattcaattcaattgaatttatctcCTTTAACAATATATGTGGTGTTTCACACCGAGTGCATTCATctctatttaaaattaatttttaagtcCACTGAGGAGAGAtagttgattgatttttaactATCAGTCGGCCGTCGTTTGGTTTGATAACAGAGAGTAACTTTCAACTTGAATAATCGTAATTTATCAACACAATAGATATAAATACAGTAAGGCTTTACCTGTTATTCACCGGGAGAAATATTCTTTTAAATCAAAGAATTAAATCAActgaataaatcaatgaaCGAATAAAGAAATTTAGAAAGtgcttcattttatttaaaacaTTATTTCTCTGGGTGTATCCTTTCTAACTGTTGCAACTATTGGAAAGTATCTGTTGTCAATTTGTGTTAACTTCTATGAACTCTTCGACCTCGTTCTGTTGCTTCTAGATGCATTATGACTTTTTACAGGCAATTTTTCCCACTCCATGATAAGTGGACCCTTGAAGACTGCTTGCAAGCGACAcacaatcaacaaaaaaaaaaacaaaaataaaagtcaACAAAATACACAAatcaaatgataaatattgtacctgtcatgcaactctgAATGTTCCTGCCACTTAAATGTTGTTAAACTTCTCCTAGACATGGTTGTAATGTTGCATTTGGGGTTTTAATTAGTgatgattgagttttaatattatttgcaGACGCTCCTCTGTCGGGACCTTCATTCGCCAACAGCCCTTGACCTCGTCAGGCAGCAGCAGTGCTGACAGCACACGTGGTAACAGAGTAACGACACATGCACCGAGGGTGGATTACCGCAGCGTCGTGTCTGTCGATGATAAGCCCGAGCTTTTTGTCAGTTTTGACAGTGAGTATTTTCATTCTAGACGTACATGCGGGGACGATATGTTTGATTTTACTGAAATGATTGTTGAAATTCACAATGCTGAGATTAATTGGCAGCTTCATCTAGTGACCTTGATAATTTGAGAGACAaaattcgaggggaattgaatgAATCACTCGGTTAATTATCTGAAACGAAGCATTGCAAATTTTGTTTCTTCATCATAAGATCCTGAAATTGATTACATAAACTGGGGAAATCTCTATTTcttactttaaaaaatattttacacgaTTTTATGCTTGTGATTGTTCAAATTTGCAACACTGGTGTTAATTTCcaactttatttatttgccTGGAGATTTTGCGAGGCAAAATGTAAGGAGAATTGAACATATCACTCGCAGGAGATCATGAAgttcaaaaaaactaaaatattctATTATCATTGACATTGAACTACACGAACTGCGGAAAATTCATACTAATCTAGTAATATCATCTATTTCTGTTATCCCTCTAGTCCAAGCACCCAATTTCCCCGACTTTGAAGACCTCGGTAGGTTCATACTGTATTAGTTAACTCatttcttctctctctctctctttttgctCTGATTTAATCACAATTTCAACGAACGACTGAATATTCTGTTTCCTTGGCTTtaattttctcacgttccaCTTTCCATTTGATTTTCCTATTTTCTGGGAgtgtttttgaaatattttctgaggtAATGAGAAATATCGTTTGGTTTCTTTGCTATATTGTGACATCATTACCTTCGGCTTATGCATCTGAGATCCTAGGCTTTGAGTCCACGTGCAAagatttttgcttttttttctctattgaaTACTTTTTACCCCACTATTTTATTCATCTCATGTTTACCACAGGACAACACAGACATGTACATGGTCCCCTGCATGTGAAAATTTAGTAGCGAAATGATGAAACGATTTATGTAGATTGTGGCTGTTgggtgatttttcattaaataaattgtacGCGAATATACATTCATTTGAAAGACTAAGAAAAATTGTCTTGAATGCCTGAATTAACTTATTGTGTTAAATTGATTGGTAatccaattttttgtttataaaatttcgccacttttttttcctctgctgATTGTGAGTGGTGTGAAATCAGCATCCAAGCAATACTCAGGACCTCATGCGAATGACAAATCCTTGACATTTGTTCTTCGTTTGGTTGACGATATGCtcgagaattgaattttaatttgtttcaGAATTGATTCCAAGGCCAGCGAGAAGCTGTGAGGATCCACCACTGTACCTGAGGCTGCGCACTGGTAGACCAa of Diachasmimorpha longicaudata isolate KC_UGA_2023 chromosome 3, iyDiaLong2, whole genome shotgun sequence contains these proteins:
- the LOC135160736 gene encoding oxidation resistance protein 1 isoform X13 gives rise to the protein MFPFSSCYSPHFQRWIEMFRQLLDNLRPVSPKPGHSERVKTPLDSRTGARDEDEPPYRERFLKINVRHITDGQGVVGGVLLVTPNAVMFDPNVSDPLVIEHGAESYGVIAPMEFVVNAAIYYDIAHMRVSHTDALGTDKKPEIYYMEKPTKDGKCLSPGKDENFSELTGDDNESVCSCAEREGDAFPKAFERDLVTPTNLQNDEGSTSKEAEKEKDKDKKEEESGTSDKELSIQSMRTLEERRRSMLDHHWAVPSKDRNSMSVDDEQQDSLNSDKAESSKPNAIPEEEGSLVKQSCYDSGIDIRECIAPIPVVQPIPSKKMYSDAEIVLSSDWVPPITIAPAHITSTSTLDTIPSVNGRKKASSVSFSLDSNAEEPEADVEQKHEDDKQETRKNKMLKRLSYPLSWMEGLTGDKDDESKTVPEKVPSLPNSADSHHSSVFSKVFSSSPINLVSDFSSGLFAKTPSEESSGGGRSGSTPPLTASSLSQDHSYQFSPGPTSLLGRSSVGTFIRQQPLTSSGSSSADSTRGNRVTTHAPRVDYRSVVSVDDKPELFVSFDIQAPNFPDFEDLELIPRPARSCEDPPLYLRLRTGRPKDKKIPQSTPIMSYGKKKLRPEYWFSVPRNRVDDLFRFIHSWVPALYGELDENYWIERGYILSDTDTDLSPEASPQEGGDTGESVEETKTGDEISELTRESWERLKAPYVKLCSMLVSSTSADSEQPQDAQVLSMSEELRRALYANSAISLDIDVIVPDLVGTTEILKDEHRESLCRHLPARAEGYLWTLVFSTSQHGFSLNSMYRKMAKIESPILLVIEDTEGNVFGALTSCSLHVSDHFYGTGESLLFRFTPRFQAFNWTGDNVYFIKGNNESLSIGAGDGKFGLWLDGDLYQGRTQSCSTYSNEPLAPHEDFVVKTLECFAFI